A window of the Brassica napus cultivar Da-Ae chromosome C5, Da-Ae, whole genome shotgun sequence genome harbors these coding sequences:
- the LOC106400685 gene encoding endoribonuclease Dicer homolog 1 translates to MVMEDERSNKDVNKPSYWLDACEDISCDLIDDLVSDFDPSSVAVAESIVNNDFFGGIDHILDSIKNGGGLPNNEAPQLNPGDVTKENGLQRSGVKRDDKEEGDKNRKRARVCSYQSERSRGVESRKRTRSYEDTGGGHNKRRDGYNYYRRDGRGYWERDKVGSNQLVYRSGTWEADHERDVKKESRRKGDEKGEEEEKKGKPEEQRKEKVVEEQARRYQLDVLEQAKAKNTIAFLETGAGKTLIAILLIKSVHKDLMSQNRKMLSVFLVPKVPLVYQQAEVIRNQTCFQVGHYCGEMGQDFWDARRWQREFESKQVLVMTAQILLNILRHSIIRMESINLLILDECHHAVKKHPYSLVMSEFYHTTSKDKRPAIFGMTASPVNLKGVSSQVDCAIKIRNLETKLDSTVCTIKDRKELEKHVPMPSEIVVEYDKAATMWSFHEKIKQMIAAVEEAAKASSRKSKWQFMGARDAGAKEELKQVYGVSERTESDGAANLIHKLRAINYTLAELGQWCAYKVAQSFLTALQSDERVNFQVDVKFQESYLSEVVSLLQCELVEGAAAEKAATECSKPVNGDVNDEIEEGELPDDHVVSGGEHVDEVIGAAVADGKVTPKVQSLIKLLLKYQHTSDFRAIVFVERVVAALVLPKVLAELPSLGFIRCASMIGHNNSQEMKSSQMQDTISKFRDGQVTLLVATSVAEEGLDIRQCNVVMRFDLAKTVLAYIQSRGRARKPGSDYILMVERENVSHAAFLRNARNSEETLRKEAIERTDLSHLKDTSRLISIDAVPGTVYKVETTGAMVSLNSAVGLIHFYCSQLPGDRYAILRPEFSMEKHEKPGGHTEYSCRLQLPCNAPFEILEGPLCSSMRLAQQAVCLAGCKKLHEMGAFTDMLLPDKGSGQDAEKADQDEEGEPVPGTARHREFYPEGVADVLKGDWILSGKEVCESSKLFHLYMYSVRCEDSGSSKDPFLTEVSDFAVLFGNELDAEVLSMSMDLYVARAMITKASLVFKGSLDITESQLSSIKKFHVRLMSIVLDVDVEPSTTPWDPAKAYLFVPVTDSTKGINWELIEKITETTVWDNPLQRARPDVYLGTNERTLGGDRREYGFGKLRNNIGLGQQKSHPTYGIRGAVASFDVVRASGLLPVREAVERDVSQGKLMMADGCMVADNLIGKIVTAAHSGKRFYVDSICYDMSADTSFPRKEGYLGPLEYNTYGDYYKQKYGVDLNCKQQPLIKGRGVSYCKNLLSPRFEQSGESETILDKTYYVFLPPELCVVHPLSGSLVRGAQRLPSIMRRVESILLAVQLKNLISYPIPTSKILEALTAASCQETFCYERAELLGDAYLKWIVSRFLFLKYPQKHEGQLTRMRQQMVSNMVLYQYALLKGLQSYIQADRFAPSRWSAPGVPPVYDEDTKDGGGGSSFFDEEQKQASSEDVFEDGEMEDGELEGDLSSYRVLSSKTLADVVEALIGVYYVEGGKAAANHLMKWIGIHVEDDPEETEGAVKPVSVPESVLKSIDFVGLERALKYEFAEKGLLVEAITHASRPSSGVSCYQRLEFVGDAVLDHLITRHLFFTYTSLPPGRLTDLRAAAVNNENFARVAVKHKLHLYLRHGSSALEKQIREFVKEVLTESSKPGFNSFGLGDCKAPKVLGDIVESIAGAIFLDSGRDTSAAWKVFQPLLQPMVTPETLPMHPVRELQERCQQQAEGLEYKASRSGNTATVEVFIDGVQVGVAQNPQKKMAQKLAARNALAALKEKEIAESKEKAANGNAGDESENGNKKNGNQTFTRQTLNDICLRKNWPMPSYRCVKEGGPAHAKRFTFGVRVNTSDRGWTDECIGEPMPSVKKAKDSAASLLLELLNKTYS, encoded by the exons TGCAAAGGAGCGGCGTTAAGAGAGACGATAAAGAGGAAGGAGACAAGAACAGGAAGAGAGCTAGAGTTTGTAGTTACCAGAGCGAGAGGAGTAGAGGGGTTGAGTCTAGGAAACGGACTCGGAGCTACGAGGATACTGGTGGTGGTCATAACAAGAGAAGAGATGGTTACAATTATTACAGAAGAGACGGTAGAGGCTATTGGGAGAGGGATAAGGTTGGTTCGAACCAGCTTGTTTATCGGTCTGGTACTTGGGAAGCTGATCACGAAAGAGATGTTAAGAAAGAGAGCCGTAGAAAGGGTGATGAGAagggagaggaggaggagaagaagggtAAGCCTGAAGAGCAACGCAAAGAGAAAGTTGTGGAAGAGCAAGCGAGGCGGTATCAGTTGGATGTGCTTGAACAAGCTAAAGCTAAGAACACAATCGCTTTTCTTGAGACCGGTGCTGGGAAGACACTTATAGCCATTCTCTTGATCAAAAGTGTTCATAAGGATTTAATGAGTCAAAACAGAAAAATGCTCTCTGTGTTCTTGGTTCCCAAAGTGCCTTTGGTTTATCAGCAAGCGGAAGTGATTCGTAATCAGACTTGTTTTCAAGTTGGACATTACTGTGGTGAGATGGGACAAGATTTTTGGGATGCGAGAAGGTGGCAGCGTGAGTTCGAGTCTAAGCAGGTTCTTGTAATGACGGCGCAGATTCTTTTGAATATACTGAGGCACAGTATTATCAGAATGGAATCGATTAATCTACTGATCCTCGACGAGTGTCACCACGCTGTCAAGAAGCATCCTTACTCACTAGTGATGTCAGAGTTCTACCACACAACGTCTAAAGATAAAAGACCTGCCATCTTTGGCATGACTGCTTCACCTGTTAATCTAAAAG GTGTTTCAAGCCAAGTAGATTGTGCGATAAAAATACGAAATCTCGAGACCAAGTTGGATTCTACGGTTTGCACGATAAAAGATCGGAAGGAACTAGAGAAACATGTGCCGATGCCTTCAGAGATTGTGGTGGAGTATGACAAAGCTGCTACAATGTGGTCTTTTCATGAGAAGATAAAGCAAATGATCGCAGCTGTTGAAGAGGCGGCGAAGGCGAGTTCGAGGAAAAGCAAGTGGCAGTTTATGGGGGCTAGGGATGctggagctaaggaggagctgAAACAGGTTTACGGCGTCTCCGAGAGAACGGAGAGCGATGGAGCTGCTAATTTGATTCATAAGCTTAGAGCTATTAATTATACTCTTGCTGAGTTGGGTCAATGGTGTGCTTAcaag gtGGCACAATCGTTCTTGACTGCATTGCAAAGTGATGAGAGGGTGAATTTCCAAGTGGATGTGAAGTTTCAAGAATCGTATCTCAGCGAGGTGGTGTCGCTATTGCAATGTGAGCTTGTGGAAGGAGCTGCTGCTGAAAAGGCGGCCACGGAATGTAGTAAGCCAGTAAATGGTGATGTAAATGATGAGATTGAGGAAGGAGAGCTCCCTGATGATCATG TGGTCTCTGGAGGGGAGCACGTTGATGAGGTAATAGGAGCCGCAGTGGCTGATGGGAAAGTTACTCCGAAAGTTCAGTCGCTGATCAAACTACTCCTCAAGTATCAGCACACATCTGATTTTCGTGCTATTGTTTTTGTGGAGAGAGTCGTTGCTGCTTTGGTTCTTCCAAAG GTTTTAGCGGAGCTGCCTTCTCTTGGTTTCATACGGTGCGCCAGCATGATTGGTCACAATAACAGCCAGGAAATGAAGTCATCTCAAATGCAGGATACAATTTCTAAATTCCGAGATGGCCAA GTGACACTGTTAGTGGCCACAAGCGTTGCTGAGGAAGGTCTTGATATTAGGCAATGTAACGTTGTTATGCGTTTCGACCTTGCAAAGACGGTACTAGCATACATTCAGTCTCGTGGTAGAGCAAGAAAGCCTGGTTCAGACTACATACTCATGGTTGAGAG GGAAAATGTATCTCACGCAGCATTTTTAAGGAATGCTAGGAACAGCGAGGAGACGCTGCGAAAAGAAGCAATAGAAAGGACTGATCTTAGTCACCTCAAAGATACATCGAGGCTAATCTCCATTGACGCTGTCCCTGGTACAGTTTATAAGGTGGAGACAACTGGTGCCATGGTCAGCCTTAACTCCGCGGTTGGTCTCATACATTTCTACTGCTCTCAGCTTCCCGGTGACAG GTATGCGATTCTTCGTCCTGAGTTCAGCATGGAGAAACATGAAAAGCCTGGGGGACACACCGAGTATTCGTGCAGGCTTCAGCTCCCTTGCAACGCACCATTTGAAATACTCGAGGGTCCTCTTTGTAGTTCAATGCGCCTTGCACAACAG GCTGTATGTCTAGCTGGTTGCAAGAAACTGCATGAGATGGGTGCGTTTACGGATATGCTGTTACCGGACAAGGGAAGTGGTCAAGACGCTGAGAAGGCTGACCAGGATGAAGAAGGTGAGCCTGTTCCTGGAACTGCTAGACACAGAGAGTTCTATCCAGAAGGTGTAGCAGATGTACTTAAG GGAGATTGGATATTATCAGGAAAGGAAGTATGTGAGAGCTCAAAGCTATTCCATTTATACATGTATAGTGTTAGATGTGAAGATTCTGGGTCTTCAAAAGATCCATTCTTAACCGAAGTTTCAGATTTCGCGGTTCTTTTTGGCAATGAGCTGGATGCAGAG GTATTATCGATGTCTATGGATCTTTATGTTGCTCGAGCCATGATCACCAAAGCATCTCTTGTTTTCAAGGGATCACTGGATATTACAGAAAGCCAG CTATCATCTATTAAAAAGTTTCATGTGAGGTTGATGAGTATAGTCTTAGATGTTGACGTCGAACCCTCCACAACACCATGGGATCCCGCAAAGGCCTACTTGTTTGTCCCCGTGACTGACAGCACGAAAGGGATCAACTGGGAACTAATTGAAAAGATAACTGAGACCACTGTGTGGGACAACCCGCTTCAGAGAGCTCGTCCGGACGTGTACCTCGGGACTAACGAGAGAACTCTTGGTGGGGACAGGAGGGAATATGGGTTTGGTAAACTCCGTAACAACATTGGATTGGGGCAGCAGAAATCTCACCCGACTTATGGTATTAGAGGAGCCGTTGCATCTTTTGATGTCGTGAGAGCTTCTGGATTGTTACCTGTGAGAGAGGCAGTGGAAAGGGATGTATCACAAGGGAAACTGATGATGGCAGATGGGTGCATGGTTGCAGATAATCTAATAGGGAAAATAGTGACAGCCGCACATTCAGGGAAGCGGTTTTATGTGGACTCTATATGCTACGATATGAGTGCAGACACATCATTCCCAAGGAAGGAGGGGTATCTAGGTCCTTTGGAATACAACACTTATGGTGACTACTACAAGCAAAa GTATGGAGTTGATTTAAACTGTAAGCAACAACCTTTGATCAAAGGACGAGGTGTCTCGTATTGCAAGAACCTTCTTTCTCCTCGGTTTGAACAGTCAG GTGAATCTGAGACGATACTTGATAAGACATATTACGTGTTTCTACCACCTGAACTATGCGTGGTGCATCCGCTTTCGGGTTCACTAGTCCGAGGTGCTCAGAGGTTGCCCTCTATAATGAGAAGAGTTGAGAGCATATTGCTCGCTGTTCAACTTAAAAACTTGATTAGTTATCCTATTCCAACTTCAAAg aTTCTGGAAGCCTTGACTGCAGCCTCGTGTCAGGAGACGTTCTGCTACGAGAGAGCCGAACTCTTAGGAGACGCGTATCTGAAATGGATCGTTAGTCGTTTTCTGTTTCTCAAGTACCCGCAGAAGCACGAGGGTCAGCTCACAAGGATGAGACAGCAGATGGTCAGCAACATGGTTCTTTACCAGTACGCTCTTCTCAAAGGACTCCAGTCATACATCCAAGCGGATCGTTTCGCACCTTCTAGGTGGTCTGCTCCCGGCGTGCCTCCCGTTTACGACGAGGACACGAAAGACGGAGGAGGAGGATCTTCCTTCTTCGACGAAGAGCAGAAACAAGCCTCCTCCGAGGACGTGTTTGAAGACGGGGAGATGGAGGACGGTGAGCTAGAGGGTGACTTGAGCTCTTACCGAGTCCTATCTAGCAAGACCTTGGCTGATGTCGTCGAAGCTTTGATCGGTGTTTACTACGTGGAAGGAGGTAAAGCTGCGGCGAACCATTTGATGAAATGGATTGGGATCCACGTGGAGGATGATCCGGAAGAGACCGAAGGGGCGGTTAAACCGGTTAGCGTTCCGGAGAGCGTGCTCAAGAGCATAGACTTTGTTGGTTTAGAGAGAGCTTTAAAGTACGAGTTCGCGGAGAAAGGTCTTCTTGTGGAAGCGATAACACATGCTTCGAGACCGTCTTCGGGTGTTTCGTGTTACCAGAGGTTAGAGTTTGTTGGTGACGCGGTGTTGGATCATCTTATTACAAGACACTTGTTTTTCACGTACACGAGCCTTCCTCCTGGAAGGTTAACTGATCTTCGAGCTGCTGCGGTTAACAACGAGAACTTTGCTCGTGTTGCGGTTAAACATAAGCTCCACTTGTACCTTCGTCACGGCTCTAGCGCCCTAGAGAAACAG ATTCGAGAGTTTGTGAAGGAAGTTCTAACCGAGTCTTCTAAACCGGGGTTTAACTCGTTTGGTTTAGGAGACTGTAAAGCTCCAAAGGTTCTTGGAGATATAGTTGAATCCATTGCAGGTGCTATTTTTCTTGATAGTGGAAGAGACACAAGTGCTGCTTGGAAG gTTTTTCAACCTTTGCTACAACCAATGGTGACGCCAGAGACACTTCCGATGCATCCGGTACGAGAGCTGCAAGAGCGTTGCCAGCAGCAGGCAGAAGGGTTAGAGTACAAAGCGAGCCGGAGTGGTAACACGGCGACTGTGGAAGTTTTCATCGACGGTGTTCAAGTGGGAGTGGCGCAGAATCCTCAGAAGAAAATGGCTCAGAAGCTAGCGGCGAGGAACGCACTGGCAGCtttgaaagagaaagagatagcTGAGTCAAAAGAGAAGGCGGCAAACGGGAATGCAGGAGATGAGAGTGAGAATGGGAACAAGAAGAATGGGAATCAGACGTTTACGAGACAGACGTTGAATGATATTTGCTTGAGGAAGAATTGGCCAATGCCGTCTTACAG ATGTGTGAAGGAAGGAGGACCGGCGCATGCAAAGAGGTTTACATTTGGGGTAAGAGTGAATACAAGCGATAGAGGATGGACTGATGAATGTATTGGAGAGCCCATGCCTAGTGTTAAGAAGGCTAAAGATTCTgctgcttctcttcttcttgagcTTCTCAATAAAACTTATTCTTGA